One genomic region from Clostridium saccharobutylicum DSM 13864 encodes:
- the rpsO gene encoding 30S ribosomal protein S15 — translation MDKARKLELIKKFGRSEGDTGSPEVQVALLTERINTLQEHFKVHKKDHHSRRGLLKMVGQRRGLLNYLADQDIERYRTLIKELGLRR, via the coding sequence ATGGATAAGGCAAGAAAATTAGAATTAATTAAGAAATTTGGAAGAAGCGAAGGAGATACTGGTTCACCAGAAGTTCAAGTAGCTTTATTAACTGAAAGAATTAATACATTACAAGAACATTTTAAAGTTCACAAGAAAGATCACCACTCAAGAAGAGGATTATTAAAAATGGTTGGTCAAAGAAGAGGTCTTTTAAACTACTTAGCAGATCAAGATATCGAAAGATACAGAACTTTAATCAAAGAATTAGGTTTAAGAAGATAA
- a CDS encoding polyribonucleotide nucleotidyltransferase, producing MNNVLTTEIAGRELKVEFGKVGMLSNAATFTSYGDTVILTNVNASPEPRVGIDFFPLSVEYEERLYAVGKIPGGFIKREGRPSEKAILNGRAVDRTIRPLFPKGYRNDVQVVTTVVSVEKDILPEILAINAASLALCLSSIPYTIPIAAVQVGIIDGKFVTNPDAAGREASILHLTVCATKEKVMMIEAGGNEIPEDTMIDAIKYGFDECQKIIAFQEEAMAKFGKKKDEPVLYTIDAELEKEVKEFAHDMVKDAMYIMDKDERNAAIDAVNEKVNEEFSEKYADKLGDIKEVLYTMQKKVVRNMLLNEKRRPDGRAFDEIRPLGCEVGLLPRTHGTGLFTRGLTQVMTVATLGSISEIQILDGIDETQSKRYMHHYNFPGYSVGEVKPLRGPGRREIGHGALAERALEPLIPSEEEFPYTIRLVSEVLSSNGSTSQASVCGSTLALLDAGVPIKRPAAGIAMGLITSEDLSKEQVITDIQGIEDFFGDMDFKVAGTTEGITSIQVDTKLQGFSFNVVENAIRDARKARLTIIDKINECISAAREDVSLYAPKTETMSINPDKIRDVIGAGGKVINKIIQDTGVKIDIKEDGTVFVSSADHQGVKDAMKIIEGLTKEVKAGEVYLGKVTKIAAFGAFVEILPNKEGLVHISKLAKERINKVEDAVSVGDEILVKVTEIDNQGRINLSRKDAIQDEENKEEK from the coding sequence ATGAATAACGTTCTAACAACTGAAATCGCTGGAAGAGAACTAAAAGTTGAATTCGGAAAAGTAGGTATGTTATCAAACGCAGCAACATTTACTAGTTATGGAGATACAGTCATACTAACTAATGTTAATGCATCACCAGAACCAAGAGTAGGAATAGATTTCTTTCCACTTAGCGTAGAATATGAAGAAAGATTATATGCAGTAGGTAAAATTCCAGGTGGATTCATTAAAAGGGAAGGAAGACCATCAGAAAAAGCTATATTAAATGGTAGAGCGGTAGATAGAACTATAAGACCTTTATTTCCAAAAGGATATAGAAATGATGTTCAAGTAGTTACTACAGTAGTATCAGTAGAAAAGGATATTTTACCAGAAATATTAGCTATTAATGCAGCATCGCTTGCATTATGTTTATCAAGCATTCCATATACAATTCCAATAGCTGCAGTTCAAGTTGGAATAATTGATGGTAAATTTGTTACAAATCCAGACGCAGCAGGAAGAGAAGCAAGTATTCTTCATTTAACAGTATGTGCAACTAAGGAAAAGGTAATGATGATTGAAGCTGGTGGAAATGAAATACCAGAAGATACTATGATAGATGCAATTAAATATGGTTTTGATGAGTGTCAAAAGATTATAGCATTCCAAGAAGAAGCTATGGCTAAATTTGGAAAGAAAAAAGATGAACCAGTATTATATACTATTGATGCAGAATTAGAAAAAGAAGTTAAAGAGTTTGCTCATGATATGGTTAAAGATGCCATGTATATAATGGATAAAGATGAGAGAAATGCAGCTATAGATGCAGTAAATGAAAAAGTTAACGAAGAATTTTCAGAAAAATATGCTGACAAACTAGGAGATATAAAAGAAGTTCTTTATACTATGCAAAAAAAAGTTGTAAGAAACATGCTTTTAAATGAAAAGAGAAGACCTGATGGAAGAGCATTTGATGAAATAAGACCACTTGGATGTGAAGTGGGACTTTTACCAAGAACTCATGGAACTGGATTATTTACAAGAGGATTAACTCAAGTAATGACTGTTGCAACTTTAGGATCTATTAGTGAAATTCAAATCTTAGATGGTATAGATGAAACACAATCTAAGAGATATATGCACCACTATAACTTCCCAGGATATAGTGTTGGAGAGGTAAAACCTTTAAGAGGACCAGGAAGAAGAGAAATTGGTCATGGAGCATTAGCTGAAAGAGCACTTGAACCATTAATCCCATCTGAAGAAGAATTCCCATATACAATTAGATTAGTATCAGAAGTATTAAGTTCAAATGGATCAACTTCACAAGCATCAGTTTGTGGATCAACACTTGCACTATTAGATGCAGGAGTTCCAATTAAGAGACCAGCTGCAGGTATTGCAATGGGATTAATTACATCAGAAGATTTATCTAAGGAACAAGTAATAACTGATATTCAAGGAATAGAAGATTTCTTTGGAGATATGGATTTTAAGGTAGCAGGTACAACGGAAGGAATAACATCAATTCAAGTTGATACAAAGCTTCAAGGATTTAGCTTTAACGTAGTAGAAAACGCTATTAGAGACGCTAGAAAAGCTAGATTAACTATAATTGATAAGATAAATGAATGTATATCAGCAGCTAGAGAAGACGTTTCGTTATATGCACCAAAAACTGAAACAATGAGCATAAATCCAGATAAAATTAGAGATGTAATTGGAGCTGGTGGTAAAGTTATAAATAAAATAATCCAAGATACAGGCGTTAAAATTGACATAAAAGAAGATGGAACTGTATTTGTAAGTTCAGCAGATCATCAAGGTGTTAAGGATGCGATGAAGATAATTGAAGGCTTAACTAAAGAAGTTAAAGCTGGAGAAGTTTATTTAGGGAAGGTTACTAAAATAGCTGCGTTTGGAGCTTTTGTGGAAATTTTACCTAATAAAGAAGGATTAGTTCATATTTCTAAGTTAGCAAAAGAAAGAATAAATAAGGTAGAAGATGCAGTTTCTGTTGGGGATGAAATTCTGGTTAAAGTTACAGAAATTGATAATCAAGGCAGAATAAATCTTTCAAGAAAAGATGCTATACAAGACGAAGAAAATAAAGAAGAAAAATAA
- a CDS encoding M16 family metallopeptidase yields MYNTYTLKNGLRVVTEKIEHLNSISVGVMVQNGSRNETNDVNGISHFIEHMFFKGTNKRTSKEVMEDIENVGGQINAFTSKEATCYYIKALNTHLNLSLDVLSDILLNAKFDPDEIEKEKGVVIEEINMSQDSPEDVLDDLHSKVTFGKNPLGNPILGTIQLVKSFTREKILDYINEKYTPYNSVISICGNFDEQELKDLLEKYFGSWKSKKEYNPNYGNTIIQIDSGYTKKEREQLHISLGLQGMPYGDEDNYSLVLLNNVFGNGASSILFQKVREELGLCYSIYSYLQPLQEIGTLNIYAALNKNYVDKALEVIDRELAIFSKNGITDRQIEINKEKIKATYILGLESTSSRMFANAKSYLFSNKVKTQEHVIKKIDEIDRDSIQYVLDKCFKNGVLNAAYVGQEVEYNKLDSIILKNSKAYYSPNSNKHNL; encoded by the coding sequence ATGTATAATACATATACCCTTAAAAATGGATTAAGAGTAGTAACAGAAAAAATAGAACATTTAAATTCCATTAGTGTTGGAGTTATGGTTCAAAATGGTTCTAGAAATGAAACTAATGATGTTAATGGAATCTCTCATTTTATTGAGCATATGTTTTTTAAAGGAACTAATAAGAGAACATCGAAGGAAGTAATGGAGGATATTGAAAATGTAGGTGGCCAAATTAATGCATTTACAAGTAAGGAAGCTACTTGTTATTATATTAAAGCATTAAATACTCATCTGAATTTATCGTTAGATGTGCTTTCAGATATACTGTTAAATGCAAAATTTGATCCAGATGAAATAGAAAAAGAAAAGGGTGTAGTAATTGAAGAAATAAATATGAGTCAAGATTCGCCAGAGGATGTATTAGATGATTTACATTCTAAAGTGACCTTTGGAAAAAACCCATTGGGAAATCCAATTTTGGGTACAATACAATTAGTTAAATCATTTACTAGAGAGAAAATATTAGATTATATTAATGAAAAATATACACCATATAATTCTGTAATATCGATTTGTGGTAACTTCGATGAACAAGAATTAAAGGATTTACTTGAAAAGTATTTTGGCTCATGGAAAAGTAAAAAAGAATATAACCCAAACTATGGCAATACAATAATACAAATTGATTCTGGATATACTAAAAAAGAAAGAGAACAACTTCACATTTCTTTGGGGTTACAAGGTATGCCATATGGAGATGAAGATAATTATTCATTGGTATTGCTTAATAATGTATTTGGAAACGGAGCATCATCAATTCTTTTTCAAAAAGTTCGTGAAGAGCTTGGATTATGCTATTCAATATATTCTTATTTACAACCACTTCAAGAAATTGGAACATTAAATATATATGCAGCTTTAAATAAAAATTATGTTGATAAAGCATTGGAAGTAATAGATAGAGAGCTTGCAATATTTAGTAAGAATGGAATAACAGATAGGCAAATTGAAATAAATAAAGAAAAGATAAAGGCAACTTATATACTAGGCTTGGAAAGTACTAGTTCAAGAATGTTTGCAAATGCAAAAAGTTATTTGTTTAGCAATAAGGTAAAGACTCAAGAACATGTGATAAAAAAGATTGATGAAATAGATAGAGATAGTATACAATATGTACTAGATAAATGCTTTAAAAATGGAGTTCTAAATGCAGCATATGTTGGTCAAGAGGTAGAATATAATAAGTTAGATTCTATAATTCTAAAAAATTCTAAAGCTTATTATAGTCCGAATTCTAATAAGCATAATTTATAA
- a CDS encoding YlmC/YmxH family sporulation protein: MGEENSIKYLSDIERYELININDGEKYDYLLNNDLIIDDEGNFKYLIVNLNGGKFNFFSSKDFLEIPWNCVKKIGARTIILDADDDIVKKVKL; the protein is encoded by the coding sequence ATGGGTGAAGAAAATAGCATAAAATATTTAAGCGATATAGAAAGATATGAATTAATAAATATTAATGATGGAGAAAAATATGATTATCTATTGAATAATGATTTAATAATAGATGATGAGGGGAACTTTAAATATTTAATAGTTAATTTAAATGGCGGTAAATTTAACTTTTTTAGTAGTAAAGATTTTTTAGAAATTCCATGGAATTGTGTAAAAAAAATTGGAGCAAGGACTATAATATTAGATGCAGATGATGATATAGTTAAAAAAGTTAAGCTGTAA
- the dapG gene encoding aspartate kinase, whose protein sequence is MKIVVQKFGGTSVSTEETRKKVIEKVKAAIKDGYSPVLVVSAMGRKGAPYATDTLLSLVGDNFKSSNRLAQDLLMCCGETISSVVVSNDLYNAGIDAVPLTGGQAGILTDSNFTDAKCIDVKPKKILDLISQGRVPVITGFQGMTENGYLTTLGRGGSDTSASIIGVSLKASAIEIYTDVDGIMTADPRVVEDASLIDVISYNEVFQLADQGAKVIHPKAVEIAMEANIPLLIKNTMSDSKGTLINNFGDRDNDRIMTGITSQKDRVQVSIKSCENKGNSKYKDILDLVAANNISLDLINIFPGEQIFTIKQKDKDILNNVLSNAKLKYNLIEDCSTVAVIGSRMKGIPGVMAKIIKALSDNNIEVLQTADSHMTIWCLVHSKNVKEAINVLHKTFKLA, encoded by the coding sequence ATGAAAATAGTTGTACAAAAGTTTGGAGGAACTTCAGTTTCAACAGAAGAAACAAGAAAAAAAGTTATAGAAAAAGTTAAGGCTGCAATAAAAGATGGGTATAGTCCAGTTTTAGTGGTATCAGCTATGGGAAGAAAAGGAGCACCTTATGCTACAGATACGCTGCTATCATTGGTAGGGGATAATTTTAAAAGTTCCAATAGGCTTGCACAAGATTTACTTATGTGTTGTGGAGAAACAATAAGTTCGGTTGTTGTAAGTAATGATTTATACAATGCAGGGATTGATGCGGTACCACTTACTGGAGGGCAGGCCGGAATTTTGACAGATAGTAATTTTACGGATGCAAAGTGTATTGATGTTAAGCCTAAGAAAATCTTAGATTTAATATCACAAGGAAGAGTTCCTGTAATAACTGGCTTCCAAGGTATGACTGAGAATGGATATTTAACTACTTTAGGCAGGGGTGGAAGTGATACATCAGCATCTATAATAGGAGTATCGCTTAAAGCTTCAGCAATAGAAATATATACAGATGTTGATGGTATAATGACTGCAGATCCAAGAGTAGTTGAAGATGCAAGTTTAATCGATGTAATAAGTTATAATGAAGTGTTCCAATTAGCTGATCAAGGAGCTAAAGTAATCCATCCAAAGGCTGTAGAAATTGCTATGGAAGCTAATATTCCTTTGTTAATCAAGAATACAATGTCTGATAGTAAGGGAACTTTGATTAATAATTTTGGAGATAGAGATAATGATAGAATTATGACTGGAATTACAAGTCAGAAAGATAGAGTTCAAGTTTCAATTAAATCTTGTGAGAACAAAGGAAATTCAAAATATAAAGATATTTTAGATTTGGTTGCTGCAAATAATATTAGTTTAGATTTAATAAATATATTTCCTGGTGAACAAATATTTACCATAAAACAAAAAGATAAAGACATTTTAAATAACGTATTAAGTAATGCTAAGTTAAAATATAATTTAATAGAAGATTGTAGTACAGTAGCTGTTATTGGTTCTAGAATGAAAGGCATACCTGGTGTTATGGCTAAAATAATAAAAGCATTAAGTGATAATAATATAGAAGTTTTGCAAACAGCAGATTCACATATGACAATCTGGTGCTTGGTTCATTCAAAAAATGTTAAGGAAGCAATAAATGTATTACATAAAACTTTTAAGTTGGCATAG
- a CDS encoding ClpP family protease, with translation MNRYILNSENTEKETTNKSESQDKMDSVKEFGNTNLAEKDRDIQVLSIIGQIEGHSVLSPQTKTTKYEHIIPQLIDIEQNEKVKGVLIVLNTVGGDVEAGLAIAEMIRSMSKPTVSIVIGGGHSIGVPLATSSNFSFITPSATMIVHPVRMNGFVIGIAQTFEYFKKMQERINDFIVRTSNIKPKTLQEFMLKTDDLLNDVGTMLIGKQAVECGLIDEVGGIHEALEKLRELINK, from the coding sequence ATGAATAGATATATTTTAAATAGTGAAAATACAGAAAAAGAAACTACGAATAAATCAGAATCACAAGATAAAATGGATTCGGTAAAAGAGTTTGGAAATACAAATTTAGCTGAGAAAGACAGAGATATACAAGTATTATCAATAATTGGTCAAATAGAAGGTCATTCAGTTCTTTCGCCACAAACTAAGACAACAAAATATGAACATATTATACCTCAGTTAATAGATATTGAACAAAATGAAAAGGTTAAGGGGGTTCTTATAGTTTTAAATACAGTAGGTGGTGATGTGGAGGCGGGACTTGCAATAGCAGAAATGATTCGAAGTATGTCAAAACCAACAGTATCAATAGTTATTGGGGGAGGACATTCTATAGGGGTACCTCTTGCGACATCTTCAAATTTTTCATTTATAACTCCATCTGCAACAATGATAGTTCATCCAGTAAGAATGAATGGATTTGTAATTGGAATAGCTCAAACTTTTGAATATTTTAAGAAAATGCAAGAAAGAATAAATGACTTTATTGTTAGGACATCTAATATAAAGCCTAAAACATTACAGGAATTTATGCTTAAAACTGATGATTTATTAAATGATGTTGGAACAATGCTAATTGGCAAGCAAGCAGTAGAATGTGGATTGATAGATGAAGTTGGTGGAATACATGAAGCATTAGAAAAACTAAGAGAGCTTATAAATAAATAA
- a CDS encoding DNA translocase FtsK codes for MGRTKGKNNTAKNTKNDTTMNPDIVGIIYITTGLILAVAIYTALAGALSSLAQTVSGAVMGIGSNVLPIYLIYFGFQYIKTRGNINLNKNFWGMTILVIVIMLTCGIINIQSLDEPNNFVENLKAIVSNTTDTIHGGIISYFICYPLYRLVGILGTYIILFAFSIIAIILIFDITLYDIGLKAYNQKEKLRNNRKQKEWKKESNKLEKGHTTFINIVEKDENVPTGSKEKEAFLSGVDKKIKILDFMKDSVENQIDEPKAEALSDIQIDNFLDNVEEKHTRKKQKLDNDVKDVVNKEIQEQISESKEEVEYRHPSLELLKLNGNTKLKSSDKKELIENANKLEEILSNFGVDAKVTQVTKGPSVTRFELQPSPGVKVSKIVNLSDDIALGLAASGIRIEAPIPGKAAVGIEVPNTKQTAVFLREVLENDEFIESKKKLAFALGKDISGKCVVGDLSKMPHTLIAGATGSGKSVCINSLIISLLYKYNPNEVKLLMVDPKVVELNVYNGIPHLLIPVVTDPKKAAAALNWAVNEMTTRYKLFADMGVRNMESYNELFNKGIIDKKLPYIVIIVDELADLMMVCPNDVEDYIGRLAQMARAAGMHLVIATQRPSVDVITGVIKANIPSRISFAVSSQIDSRTILDSSGAEKLLGKGDMLYYPVGESKPLRVQGCFISEEEVEQVISFIKSEQGVINYEEDIIDHINNTADSKGLAAGEGNDDVDELLSEAINVVVEYEQASTSFLQRKLRIGFNRASRIMDQLEERGIISEKDGSRPRQVLVTKQQLQDENSDENSN; via the coding sequence TTGGGAAGGACTAAAGGCAAAAATAATACTGCTAAAAACACTAAAAATGATACTACAATGAATCCAGATATAGTTGGAATAATATATATTACAACAGGACTAATACTTGCAGTAGCAATTTATACTGCTTTAGCAGGGGCATTATCATCTCTTGCACAAACAGTATCAGGTGCAGTAATGGGAATAGGTTCAAATGTGTTACCTATTTACTTGATATATTTTGGCTTTCAATATATAAAAACAAGAGGAAATATAAATTTAAATAAAAATTTTTGGGGAATGACAATTCTAGTGATTGTTATTATGTTGACTTGTGGAATAATAAATATTCAAAGCTTGGATGAACCTAATAATTTTGTTGAGAATCTTAAAGCAATAGTTAGTAATACAACAGATACAATACATGGAGGGATAATATCATATTTTATATGTTATCCACTTTATAGATTAGTAGGAATTCTAGGCACATATATTATATTGTTTGCTTTTTCTATAATAGCTATTATTTTAATTTTCGATATCACTTTATATGATATAGGATTAAAGGCTTATAACCAAAAAGAGAAGTTAAGAAATAATAGAAAGCAGAAAGAATGGAAAAAGGAAAGTAACAAATTAGAAAAGGGGCATACTACTTTTATAAATATAGTAGAAAAAGATGAAAATGTTCCTACTGGTTCGAAAGAGAAAGAAGCATTTTTATCCGGAGTTGATAAGAAAATAAAAATTCTTGATTTTATGAAAGATTCGGTGGAAAATCAAATAGATGAGCCTAAGGCTGAAGCATTATCAGATATTCAAATAGATAATTTTTTAGATAACGTTGAAGAAAAACATACTCGTAAAAAACAAAAGCTAGATAATGATGTCAAAGATGTAGTTAATAAAGAAATACAAGAACAAATTTCTGAATCTAAAGAAGAAGTAGAATATAGACATCCTAGCTTAGAATTATTGAAATTAAATGGCAATACAAAACTAAAAAGTTCAGATAAAAAAGAATTAATAGAGAATGCTAATAAGCTTGAAGAAATACTATCTAATTTTGGTGTTGATGCAAAGGTTACCCAAGTAACTAAGGGACCATCCGTTACTAGATTTGAACTTCAACCAAGTCCAGGTGTTAAAGTTAGTAAGATAGTGAATTTATCAGATGATATAGCTTTAGGATTAGCTGCATCAGGAATAAGAATAGAAGCGCCGATTCCAGGAAAGGCAGCAGTTGGTATAGAAGTACCAAATACTAAACAAACAGCAGTATTTTTAAGAGAAGTGTTGGAAAATGATGAGTTCATAGAGTCAAAGAAGAAGTTAGCATTTGCGTTAGGTAAGGATATTTCAGGTAAGTGTGTTGTAGGTGATTTAAGTAAGATGCCACATACATTAATAGCAGGGGCCACAGGTTCTGGTAAGAGTGTATGCATAAACTCGCTTATAATAAGTTTATTATACAAGTATAACCCGAATGAAGTTAAGCTTCTTATGGTTGATCCTAAAGTTGTTGAATTAAATGTATATAATGGAATACCACATCTTTTAATTCCAGTTGTTACTGATCCTAAAAAGGCTGCAGCTGCTTTAAACTGGGCAGTTAATGAAATGACAACCAGATATAAATTATTTGCAGATATGGGAGTTAGAAATATGGAATCTTATAATGAATTATTTAATAAAGGGATTATAGATAAAAAGCTTCCATATATAGTTATTATTGTAGATGAGCTTGCAGATTTAATGATGGTGTGTCCAAATGATGTGGAAGATTATATTGGAAGACTAGCTCAAATGGCTAGAGCAGCTGGAATGCATTTGGTTATTGCAACACAAAGGCCATCTGTAGATGTTATAACAGGAGTAATTAAAGCTAATATACCATCAAGAATATCGTTTGCTGTTTCTTCACAAATAGATTCAAGAACAATCTTGGATAGTTCAGGAGCTGAAAAACTTCTTGGAAAAGGAGATATGCTTTACTATCCAGTAGGAGAAAGTAAGCCTTTAAGAGTTCAAGGTTGCTTTATATCAGAGGAAGAGGTTGAGCAGGTTATATCATTTATTAAGAGTGAACAAGGTGTTATAAATTATGAAGAAGATATAATTGATCATATTAATAATACTGCAGATTCAAAAGGCTTAGCAGCAGGAGAAGGAAATGATGATGTAGATGAACTTTTGAGTGAGGCAATAAATGTAGTGGTTGAGTATGAACAAGCATCGACTTCGTTTCTTCAAAGAAAGCTCAGAATTGGTTTTAATCGAGCATCTAGAATTATGGACCAACTAGAAGAAAGGGGAATTATCTCTGAAAAAGATGGAAGTAGACCAAGGCAAGTATTAGTTACAAAGCAGCAACTTCAGGATGAAAACAGCGACGAGAATAGCAATTAG
- the rimO gene encoding 30S ribosomal protein S12 methylthiotransferase RimO, which translates to MVSLGCDKNRVDSEIILGNMSTEYEITNNPKNADIIIVNTCGFIESAKQESIDTILEMAEYKNSYKCKLLIATGCLTQRYGEELGQLIPEIDLMLGVNDYNKINEFITQFIQGNKMAEELLGYSDENINEGKRILTTQKETAYIRIAEGCNNFCTYCIIPKIRGKFRSRRIENIINEAKELSNAGVKELILIAQDTTLYGSDIYNKKSLHILLQELSKVEGIKWIRVLYCYPEEIYDELIDEIANNDKVVKYLDLPIQHISDHILKLMGRKTTKQTILGKIDKLRQRIPGMIIRTTFIVGFPQETQEDFNEIKDFLKEYKLDKVGVFTYSQEEDTPASKMDGQISEEVKKNREETLMLLQKDISEELNKLKIGKLYDILVEGYDGECYMGRSYEMAPDIDANVFFKSLDSIEIGTFIRVKITKNMDYDLVGVVVDEPCK; encoded by the coding sequence ATGGTAAGTTTAGGATGCGATAAAAATAGAGTGGATTCAGAAATAATACTAGGTAACATGAGTACTGAATATGAGATAACTAATAATCCTAAAAATGCAGATATAATTATAGTAAATACATGTGGATTTATAGAAAGTGCTAAACAAGAATCTATAGATACAATACTAGAAATGGCAGAATATAAAAATTCTTATAAATGTAAATTGCTTATAGCTACAGGATGCCTTACACAAAGGTATGGCGAAGAATTAGGTCAATTAATACCTGAAATAGATTTAATGCTTGGTGTTAATGATTATAATAAAATAAATGAGTTTATAACACAATTTATACAAGGAAATAAAATGGCAGAAGAACTTTTGGGTTATTCTGATGAAAATATAAATGAAGGAAAGAGAATTCTTACAACACAAAAAGAGACTGCTTATATTAGAATTGCAGAAGGATGTAACAATTTTTGTACATATTGTATAATTCCTAAAATTAGAGGGAAATTTAGAAGTAGAAGAATTGAAAATATAATAAATGAAGCCAAAGAACTAAGTAATGCTGGAGTTAAAGAATTAATTCTTATAGCTCAAGATACAACTTTATATGGTAGTGATATATATAATAAAAAGAGTCTTCATATATTATTACAGGAATTATCTAAAGTTGAAGGAATAAAGTGGATAAGAGTACTCTATTGCTATCCTGAAGAAATTTATGATGAACTTATAGATGAAATTGCAAACAATGATAAAGTTGTAAAATACTTAGATTTACCAATACAACATATAAGTGATCATATTTTAAAACTTATGGGAAGAAAAACTACTAAGCAGACTATATTAGGTAAAATAGATAAGCTTAGACAAAGAATTCCAGGAATGATAATAAGAACTACTTTTATTGTTGGTTTTCCTCAAGAAACTCAAGAGGACTTCAATGAAATTAAGGATTTTCTAAAAGAATACAAACTTGATAAAGTAGGGGTGTTCACTTATTCACAAGAAGAAGATACTCCAGCTTCTAAAATGGATGGACAAATATCCGAAGAAGTAAAGAAAAATAGAGAAGAAACATTAATGTTATTACAAAAAGATATATCAGAAGAGTTAAATAAATTGAAAATTGGAAAGTTATATGATATTCTTGTTGAAGGATATGATGGAGAATGTTATATGGGAAGAAGTTATGAGATGGCACCAGATATTGATGCGAATGTATTCTTTAAATCATTAGACAGCATAGAAATTGGCACATTTATTAGAGTGAAAATAACAAAAAATATGGATTATGATTTAGTAGGAGTTGTTGTTGATGAACCTTGCAAATAA
- the pgsA gene encoding CDP-diacylglycerol--glycerol-3-phosphate 3-phosphatidyltransferase gives MNLANKLTLIRIVLVPIFLIFIATKQIPYGSAIATFIFVLASITDKLDGYIARSRNQITNFGKFMDPLADKLLVTAALISLVELHIVPAWAAVVIIAREFAVSGLRSIAAAQGKVIAASWWGKIKTVIQIIAIILMLLKVNIHDIRYVKQLVASNYYFKEFFNIVPYVMLMVAVAITLVSGYDYFKKNKDAVAIDK, from the coding sequence ATGAACCTTGCAAATAAATTAACTTTAATTAGAATAGTTTTAGTTCCTATATTTTTAATATTTATAGCAACTAAACAAATACCCTATGGAAGTGCAATTGCAACTTTCATATTTGTATTAGCTTCAATAACAGACAAATTAGACGGATATATTGCTAGAAGTAGAAATCAAATAACTAATTTTGGGAAATTTATGGATCCATTAGCAGATAAATTATTAGTTACTGCAGCGTTAATATCTTTGGTTGAATTACATATAGTACCTGCATGGGCGGCAGTTGTTATAATTGCACGTGAATTTGCTGTATCAGGTTTGCGCTCAATAGCCGCAGCACAAGGAAAAGTTATTGCTGCCAGCTGGTGGGGAAAAATTAAAACTGTAATACAGATAATAGCAATAATTTTAATGCTATTAAAGGTAAATATACATGATATACGTTATGTTAAACAATTAGTAGCTAGCAATTATTACTTTAAAGAATTTTTTAACATAGTACCATATGTAATGCTTATGGTGGCAGTTGCTATAACTTTAGTTTCTGGTTACGACTATTTTAAAAAGAACAAAGATGCTGTAGCTATAGATAAGTAA